CAACTCGCAAAACGTCTCGGCATCCTGCTTCGAGTATTGCGCGATGCTCTTATAGGTGAGGTCAAGGTGCTGCGGATTGTGAACGATTATCGGCGGCCGCCCATCGGCGAAAGTGATGCCGCATTGATTGACTGGATAAATCATCTTTGCGCCCAGTTTCTCAAGCCCGAAGTCGTGATAGAAGGGCATGTAATCGATGAATTCCATGTACTGCGCGTGGGTGTTGTGCAGAAAACCGGGAAGCGTCACTTCCTCCGTCGCAAGACCGCTTCCCCATTCATGTCGCCGCTCGAGCACCAGCGTTTGCATCCCCGCGCGCTGCAGATACGCGGCCAGCGTCAGCCCGTTATGACCGCCGCCTATCACTATCGCGTCATACGCTTTCATTGTTCAGGTATCCTCCCTGCTCATCTCCGGGGAGCCAAGGTCATCTTAGCGCGAGAAGCGCCGCCATCCCCAATATTACTGCGGCCCCCGCTGCCGCGAGCATCCATCCGACGGGCCATGTCGCAGGCTTGTCGTCAGCCCTCATTTCTGCGGGCAGGCTCATGAATCTGGCCACGCGAAACGCAAAAAGCGGGTGTCTCCATGCGGATTCGATTTTGAGCTTCCCGCTCATTATCTTTTCAATTGCTTTTCCTGATCCGCTTGAGGCGGCTTCGGCAATATCAAAAATGCCTCCCCGCATGGACAAGTCCGCATTCGGAAAGCATCCGCTGGATATCTCTATGCTGTCGCCCTTGAATTGAACAGTCACACCGATGTTGCCTTCCGATGCTTCAATAGCCATCTTTCCTCGTATTCTGCAGGCTTGCCTGCGCTTGTATTCACAATCGCCCAGGTTCTGCTCAAAGTACTGGAACAACATCATCGCCAGCCCGCTTGGCTCGCCATTTCCTTCAAGACTCACCTTCACGCCATCGACCTCTACAGGGAGTTAGACCTTCTTCCACCATTTTTCCAGGCCATAATCGTCGGCTATCACCTGGAGTGCATTATATGCGGGAGCGAAAGTGATATACCCGTGCGGATGCTGGGTGGAGCCGCACATGTACAATCCCTTGATCGGGGTTCTGTATTGGGAAAGGGCAGGGAAGGGGCGCTGTGAAAGCAGGTTGTCGGGCGCAATGGCGCCAAGCATCCAGTCGCCGCGAACCATGTTCACCAGCCTGTCTGAGATCTCCTTGGGCGTATAGGGAACATATTCGATGATCGCGTTGCGATCCAGATTCGGCGCATATGCGCGCCACTTCGCTATGCACCGCTCGGCGTAATCCGTTTTCACTTCGTCCCAGGCATTCTCATTCCCGTCAATCTGAAACGGAGCGAACTGCCTGATGAGACCGGTGTACTTTCCGGTAGGCGCGTCGGTGGGATCAAAAAGTGAATTGACGGCGCAGTTGAGCTTTGGGTCCGCCAGCTTTCCATTCCTGACCAGCGCGAAGTCCTTATTCAGATCCGACAGCGATTCATATCCCACATTCATTACCCATGCCTGGTTGATGTCGGGATCGAAGGCGGCGGCCGTATACTGTGGCGGCTCGTTCATTGCAAGGTGGACGCTGAACAGCGACCAGTCCTTGTGCCTGCAATTCTTCACCTTCTCGATGAAGAGTTTGTCCGTGATTTCGCTGTCGAGAAATTTCAGAAACGTCTGCTCGAGATCCACGTTACTCGCGACCAGCTTTTTCGCTTCGATTTGCGAGCCATCCAGCAACTTCACGCCGGCAGCCCGGCCGTCCCTGGTCAGAATCTTTTCGACAGGTGCGGCCGGATGCACGATGCCGCCATCCGCAAGCAGGGTCCACCAGAGGGCGTGCGCCAGTTTATGAGATCCACCGATGCAACATTGCCAATTGTCGATCTTGCCGGCGAGCAAAGGAAAAGAAATCGCGAGTCCGCGCACGTCGTTACTGTATGCGCATACGGCCGCATGAAATGCCAGCATGGTCTTGATCTTTTCGTTTTCGAAATGCTGGTTCAGGAAATCATTGATGCTCAGGCTGCGCAGGCGCGCCCGCAGGAACTCGGATTTATCTTCGACTCCCCAGACAGTGAGCGCATTTGTAATTTCGTTCAGGTCGATGGGCGGCGCGAACATGAGGGTGCCGACCAGGAGGTCGAGGAATCCTTTCACTTCCCCGTAAAGCCGGAGCCAGGTGTCGGCGTCCTGTTCCGAAAAGCGAGCCATTGACTGGTACGTCTTGTTCATATCCGTATGGATAGTAAGTGAGGTTCCGTCCCGAAAGACGCTTCCCATTTGGACCGGGGGGTGGGCATAGGTGAGGCCATGCTCGAAGAGTCTCAGGTCGTCATACACCGGCGAAACACCGACAAGCGTATGATAATTTGAATGGACATTATGCAGAAAGCCGGGCCGCGTGAGCTCCTCTGTACAGAGGCCCCCGCCTTCCTCGTGCCTCCTCTCAAAGATGCCGACGCTCCATCCGCACTTCGCGAGATAACACCCGAGCGCCATGCCATTATGGCCCGCTCCGATGATCACCGCGTCAAAACTTGCATCAGCCATCAGTCATCCCCCTCCCGCCTGACTTCTGGACAAATATTTGTCGCGTTATTTGGACTGCCCCGGCATGCTCGAGGGGGAGTCATTTTCCAAGAGCCACGCTTTCCATGCAGTCGTAGTGTTCTTTCATGCATCTCCTGGCGGAGATGGGATTATGCGATTCGATAGCCTTGAGAATTTTTTTGTGGCCGTCGAAGATTTCTCTGGCGACCTTCTCCAACTTCTTCTCATCCATGTTCTGGTATGTCAGGACGAGCGAGCGCGATTGTGCAACCAGTGCGATGAGCATGCTGTAGATCTGGGAGAGGACCGGATTCTGAGCGGCGGCCGCGAGGGCCCGGTGATAAGATAAATGGATAGCGGCCGGATTCTGCGTGTCTTCCGATTCCTTCACTTTCTGAGCCATCTTCCGAATATGCGCAGGCTTCGCGCGTTCGGCGGCCAACCCGGCCGTCTCGATGCCCACGATTCTGGCCGATTCAAGCGCCTGTTCGAGAGACGCTGCACCCGTGGTAAGCGACAGGCCGAGATACCGGTTTTCTTCCGGCCTGCAAATGGTCGTGCCGGGAACATCCCGTCTGATAATTCCGAGGATCTCCAGCGCCTTCATCGCCTCTCGGACCGATCCGCGTCCGACTTTGAACGATTCGCAGAGCTCTCTTTCAGGCGGCAGTCTGTCTCCCGCCTTCAGTTTTCCCGTCACGATCATGGAGAGAATCTGGTCGACGATCTCTCCTGAAAGAGTCGTTTTTTCAACGGGACGGAAATGTAAAGCGCCGTCTTGCGGCGCGGAATCCGCAGACTTGGACGCATTCAGGGTTGCCATGATCATTCCTCTCCTGTTCTGATTTCCACTTGCCGGCAAAGTGAAGAGGGCCGGTATTGCGCCGCACCCCCTGAACCGGATTTGCCGCTATTATCACATGGTATGACCATGTGACTTTATTATATTTCTTTGGGATGTGTCAAGCTGACGCCGGGCTGGAGGCTCATAAATACAAGTTCGGGGAATTGCATCCTATACTGAATGGTTTCGCAGAATCGCCAAGTCTCAACGCATAGTCAGCCGCTCTTGATGCCGAGGATATCCATTACGTCGAGTTCTGAGAGCGGTACGGGCGAAAACATCATACCTGGTTCGATGACGCACGCAGACACTAATTCCGAAGGCTTTCCTTCGAATTGTCCCATAACATCCTCAAGTCTTGGCAGGCCGATGGTGGATATCATATTTTCTATTGCATCAATTGCTGCATCGGCAACTGCCTCCTCGCCGGCATAGTCTTCGGGCGCCAGCCCAAAGATGCAAGCGATCTTTCGGAACTTGCCTGATTGAGCGCTTTTCAGCTTCCTCAGCCCCTGCGGGAGAACTGCGCTGCAGGCGGCGCCATGCGGCACATGACACCTTGCGCCAAGAACATGTCCGATCGCATGAGCGAAATGAGGCATCGCATGGCTGATTGCCATGCCCGCCATGGTTGCGGCCACGCTCATGCCGGCTCGGGCCTCGTCGTCCTCTCCGTCTTTCACGGCTCTCGGGAGGAATTTGGCCGCTAATTCCATTGCATAGAGAGAGAGGGAGTCGCTGATAGGACTGGATAGGGTTGACAGATAGGCTTCAATTGAATGACAGAATGCATCTATCCCCGTGACAGCGGTCAGATCCGGCGGCATCGAGTAGGTGAGCAGGGGATCGACGAGCGCGACGTTTGGACACATGTTGGCGCTTATCACCACCCGTTTGGAGGAGTCATCGCCATGGGTGAATACCGCCATAGAGGTTACCTCGCTGCCAGTGCCGGCCGTGGTGGGAATACATAGAAGCGGCGGAAGATTCGGTGGCGCTTGGCGCTCCTGCGTCAAATCGTATTCCCGGATTGACCCGCCTCCCCCGATGATGCAACCGGCCATCTTGGCGGTATCGATCGAGCTGCCTCCGCCAATGGCAATAATGCCATTACATTCATTCTCCCGGTAAGCATTGACGCATGCGCTCACTGTTCTTTCGGGCACTTCCGGCTCGACATTGGCCCACACCGCGTGTTTGATCTTCGCGCCCTCCAGGGTTTCTACGGCTGTGGCCAATCCTTCTGATTCCGCCGTGATCGGGCCAGTGACAATCAAAGCTTTCTCTATCTCAAGATCGCGCGCGGCGGCGCCCGTTGAGGTTACGACACCGTTGTTCAAAAATAGTTTTGTTTGCATCACAAAATTTAATTCATACCGTGCATCACCCGCAAAGTAAGACATGAGGCAATCCTCCTTCGGTTTGGAAAACCAGGAAATTTTGATTCGTATATCGCAGGGTGTCTCCCAGCTTCTCAGACCCGGGCAGAGTTGCGGGCTCTTTGTAGGATTTTCATTTGACGACCATATAAATTTTACACAGCGGGACATAGGCTTTACCCTTTCCTCCGAGCCCGGCATCATCCAAAGCCCTTGGTTCCAAGTAGTTTCCTGACGATGCCGCGCCTGCGTGCTCTTGATGGCATACATATTGAATATCAAGAATGAAGCCATATGCAAAGACGAACCCAAAGAGAGTCTTTATTGAGGGAATCAGCATACCCGGGAAGAGCGACTCTGGCTTTATTGCTCTCATTCGGCGTCTTTCTCATTGGGGGATGCGCCTCCGAACATTTCCGGATGCTGACCAGGGTGGAGCAGCATTATCCCTCCGCTTCCCAATGCGGCGAGTGTCACATCGAGATCTACAAAGAGTGGACGGAGTCGCTCCATTCCAAGAGTTACTCCAGTGACAGCTTCCGTCTCGCGACGAATGATCATTCCTTTGAGGACTGTCTTGGTTGTCATACGCCCGTTTCCATTCATGCCGCGGGCGTACCAGCCGCAAGAAATGCCATCCGCGAAGAGGGCGTGACCTGTATTTCATGCCATTTCAATCAGGGAACACTTATCGGTCCCATCGAACCTACGGCCACGGTCGTGCCGCACGAGGTCGGCGTCGAAAAAGAATTCTTCACGACCAGTTCGCTCTGCGGGACATGCCATCAGGGAACATATGAAGAGTGGCGCAACGCTGCAATCGAGAACAAGAAAAATTGTCAGGACTGTCACATGCCGAAGGTGAAGAGAAAGGTCACCCAGGCTGACAGCTTAACATCGAAGATCTTGGTGAGCATGGAGGAGGAGCACATGCTCAGGCGGCACACGTTCAGTTTCGAAAAAATGGAAGCGCCCGAAGAAGCCGTTTCTTTGGATGTCAGGTGGGAATGCGAAGAGCAGGGGGGCTTCGCCGAAGTGAACGTGATCAATCTTCTTCCCCACTTCATCCCGACCGGCGATTTCGGCTTTCGGAAAGCGACATTGTCCTTAACAGTGAAGTCGGACGACGGGAAGACGCTGCTCGAGCAGGCGGTGGACATTTATAAGGAAACGCAGACTGCTCTGAGGCCTCTGGAGCGACGCGCATTCCGATTTTCACTACCTCTTGAGGCAAGCCGGCTGGAAATTGTATTGAAGAGAGAAGGTCAAGATGGAGCACATCGATTTATCATCGATCAGCACCTGTTCGTCAAGGGCGAGACGAACTGGTAAAATTCGCCGTTTTTCTGCGACCGAACGCCTGTTGCACTGGTCGTTCGCCCTCCCGCAAATCGTCCTGATGGTGACAGGGGGGTTGCTGCTATTCTCCGCCTCACGCTCGGGTGAAAGCGCATCCAAATTGAACCTGACGACGCTCCACAGGATCGCGGCCGTATGTTATATCCTCGCGCCTTTCCTGGTCTTCATGAGTGGGGACGCGAAAATCCTCCTCAGAAACATCAAGCTGGCATTCAGTTGGGACCGCAACGATTTCAGGTGGTTCTATGGCTCGTTCATGAAACTCTTCATCCCTTCTACAACCATGCCCGCCGTTGCAAAATTTAACGCCGGACAGAAGCTCAACATGTTGATTGTAATGAGCATGGGCGTTGGTTTTGTTGTTTCGGGACTTATCATGTGGTTATCCGACGGCCTGTTGCTGGCGTGGTTCATCCATGCCTCGTTGTTCCCGTTTGCGGTTCTCACGGTATTGGGTCACATGTACATGGCTGTTCTGCATCGATCCACGCGCCCCTCGTTTTGGGCAATCATTCATGGGGACGTCGACAGAGAATGGGCTGATCATCATCATCCTCGATGGGCAGGAACAGTGGAAGAACCTTGCACAGATGAAGATCCTCAATCATAAAAATCTCGCCGCTGTGGCGCGTGCAATCATGCTGGTTGTTCCGCTTGTCCTCGGGACGGAGGCAAAGGCGGATTTGCCTTCCTTCGCCAGGTTTCTCTCTCCCGGACAGCTCACAAAATCCCACGCTCATGAAAAGAAGTTAACGGATTGTTACGCGTGCCATACGCTCACCCGCGGAATAGACGACTCTCGGTGCCTGGATTGCCACAAGGACGTCAAGGAGAGGCTTTCGAGAAGGGACGGCTATCACGGCAAACTCCAGGGAAGCTGCACAGAATGCCATACCGATCACAAAGGGTTGGAGTCGGATATCATCAATGACTTTGACCCACAAGCTTTCAACCACAGGCTGTCGAATTATCCTTTAACAGGCAAACACGCCGAAATCCATTGTGATAAATGTCACGCCAAACAGCACCCGCACGACGAACCGCACATTCATTATATCGGACTCAAAGCAACCAAATGCACGAGCTGTCATAAGAATCCACACCCGCAAGCGATTAGTATCGATTGTGAAAAATGTCATTCAACCGACGGCTGGTCCGGGCCGGCGCTGAAGTACACACACAGCCGCGATTCCCAATATAAATTACTGGGAAAACATCAGGAGGCATCATGCGAAAAATGCCATCGTGGTCCCGAGCCGGCAACTCAATTCATTGTTCCGAACACCGCTTGTGTGGATTGTCACGCGGACAAACATAACGACCAGCTCTCAAAAAGCTGCGAAAAATGTCACGACGAAACGGGGTGGACCGGCAGAAGCACGAATTACTCCCATGCACTCGACTCCAATTATAAGCTGGTGGGAAAACATCAGGAATTGAGTTGCGACAAGTGCCACAAACCCGGCGAACCAATCGCAAAACTTGCGGCCGCTAAATTCAAGGATATTGGGACCGATTGTATTAACTGTCATACGGACGAGCAC
This genomic interval from Candidatus Abyssobacteria bacterium SURF_5 contains the following:
- a CDS encoding NAD(P)/FAD-dependent oxidoreductase, producing MADASFDAVIIGAGHNGMALGCYLAKCGWSVGIFERRHEEGGGLCTEELTRPGFLHNVHSNYHTLVGVSPVYDDLRLFEHGLTYAHPPVQMGSVFRDGTSLTIHTDMNKTYQSMARFSEQDADTWLRLYGEVKGFLDLLVGTLMFAPPIDLNEITNALTVWGVEDKSEFLRARLRSLSINDFLNQHFENEKIKTMLAFHAAVCAYSNDVRGLAISFPLLAGKIDNWQCCIGGSHKLAHALWWTLLADGGIVHPAAPVEKILTRDGRAAGVKLLDGSQIEAKKLVASNVDLEQTFLKFLDSEITDKLFIEKVKNCRHKDWSLFSVHLAMNEPPQYTAAAFDPDINQAWVMNVGYESLSDLNKDFALVRNGKLADPKLNCAVNSLFDPTDAPTGKYTGLIRQFAPFQIDGNENAWDEVKTDYAERCIAKWRAYAPNLDRNAIIEYVPYTPKEISDRLVNMVRGDWMLGAIAPDNLLSQRPFPALSQYRTPIKGLYMCGSTQHPHGYITFAPAYNALQVIADDYGLEKWWKKV
- a CDS encoding FadR family transcriptional regulator translates to MIMATLNASKSADSAPQDGALHFRPVEKTTLSGEIVDQILSMIVTGKLKAGDRLPPERELCESFKVGRGSVREAMKALEILGIIRRDVPGTTICRPEENRYLGLSLTTGAASLEQALESARIVGIETAGLAAERAKPAHIRKMAQKVKESEDTQNPAAIHLSYHRALAAAAQNPVLSQIYSMLIALVAQSRSLVLTYQNMDEKKLEKVAREIFDGHKKILKAIESHNPISARRCMKEHYDCMESVALGK
- a CDS encoding iron-containing alcohol dehydrogenase; this translates as MASFLIFNMYAIKSTQARHRQETTWNQGLWMMPGSEERVKPMSRCVKFIWSSNENPTKSPQLCPGLRSWETPCDIRIKISWFSKPKEDCLMSYFAGDARYELNFVMQTKLFLNNGVVTSTGAAARDLEIEKALIVTGPITAESEGLATAVETLEGAKIKHAVWANVEPEVPERTVSACVNAYRENECNGIIAIGGGSSIDTAKMAGCIIGGGGSIREYDLTQERQAPPNLPPLLCIPTTAGTGSEVTSMAVFTHGDDSSKRVVISANMCPNVALVDPLLTYSMPPDLTAVTGIDAFCHSIEAYLSTLSSPISDSLSLYAMELAAKFLPRAVKDGEDDEARAGMSVAATMAGMAISHAMPHFAHAIGHVLGARCHVPHGAACSAVLPQGLRKLKSAQSGKFRKIACIFGLAPEDYAGEEAVADAAIDAIENMISTIGLPRLEDVMGQFEGKPSELVSACVIEPGMMFSPVPLSELDVMDILGIKSG